The Gracilimonas sp. genome contains a region encoding:
- a CDS encoding DUF5676 family membrane protein → MRKLNTKKLGIAVGATGVILYLGCALLMIVLGQQGTISFFNALLHGFDTSSIIRMDIPLWESLLGIILTFIIGWISGAIVAATYNYSLNDSEN, encoded by the coding sequence ATGAGAAAACTAAACACTAAGAAATTAGGAATAGCGGTTGGCGCAACAGGCGTGATTCTATACCTGGGCTGTGCCTTGTTGATGATTGTGCTTGGCCAGCAAGGAACTATTTCCTTTTTTAACGCCCTCTTGCACGGTTTTGATACGTCATCAATCATTCGAATGGATATTCCTTTGTGGGAATCACTACTTGGAATTATTCTGACCTTCATTATAGGCTGGATATCTGGGGCAATAGTCGCTGCCACGTATAATTATAGTCTAAACGATTCTGAGAATTGA
- a CDS encoding copper-translocating P-type ATPase, whose protein sequence is MNHEHHNHEDHNHDKEQNHDHDGHEGHSHHEHHKMMVQDFKFRFWWVLALTIPIMALSPMIQDFLGVDWRFTGDSWILAALSTVVYFFGGWPFLTGLIDELKKKQPGMMTLIGLAISIAYLYSTAVIFGFEGDLLYWELSTLVGIMLLGHWIEMRSVMSASSALEELAALIPGEAHRVNEDGSTEDVPVEELQQGDKVLIKPGEKVPADGLVVKGESSVNEAMLTGESKPVSKEKDDEVIGGSVNEKGSLTIQISKTGDDSFLSQVISLVREAQESKSRTQDLANRAAFWLTIVAITAGLITFGAWIFFTGQSFDFAMNRTVAVMVITCPHALGLAIPLVVSRSTSIAATNGFLIRNRSAFEQARNLDSIIFDKTGTLTEGTFTVTDILNFGDGHSDEEILKYAASLEKNSEHPLAKGILEKAGETWEPDEFNSITGKGIEGKVNGKSVKVVSPGYIREQEMEYPTSEVEKVSSQGKTVVFVIIENQLTGAIALGDQIRESSKNAIDALHKMGIECIMLTGDNQQTADYVAGELGIDQVFAEVLPDEKADKVKEVQGQGKLVAMTGDGVNDAPALAQADVGIAIGAGSDVAVETGDIVLVKDNPQDVTALIKLSKSTYRKMVQNLWWASGYNIGAIPLAAGVLFAWGIILSPAVGAILMSLSTVIVAINARFLKLEN, encoded by the coding sequence ATGAACCACGAACATCACAATCACGAAGACCATAACCACGATAAGGAACAAAACCATGATCATGATGGCCATGAAGGGCACTCCCACCATGAGCACCACAAAATGATGGTGCAGGATTTTAAATTCCGATTTTGGTGGGTGCTTGCACTCACGATTCCGATCATGGCCCTATCACCTATGATCCAGGATTTTCTGGGTGTGGACTGGAGATTCACCGGTGACAGCTGGATTTTAGCTGCGTTATCAACCGTCGTTTACTTCTTTGGCGGATGGCCATTTCTCACCGGCCTGATTGATGAACTTAAGAAAAAGCAACCGGGGATGATGACGCTCATCGGCCTTGCTATTTCTATCGCCTATCTCTATAGCACGGCTGTAATCTTTGGCTTTGAAGGCGACCTGCTCTACTGGGAGCTTTCAACTTTGGTAGGCATTATGCTTTTGGGGCACTGGATCGAAATGCGCTCCGTGATGAGTGCCTCTTCAGCATTGGAGGAGTTGGCAGCACTGATACCGGGTGAAGCCCATCGCGTTAATGAAGATGGGTCTACAGAAGACGTCCCTGTGGAAGAATTACAACAGGGTGATAAAGTGCTCATCAAACCGGGTGAAAAAGTACCCGCTGATGGATTGGTTGTGAAAGGGGAGTCGAGCGTAAACGAAGCTATGTTAACAGGAGAATCCAAGCCGGTTAGTAAAGAAAAAGATGATGAGGTAATTGGCGGGTCTGTAAATGAAAAAGGCTCTCTTACTATACAAATTTCTAAAACCGGGGACGATTCATTCTTATCTCAGGTTATTAGCCTGGTAAGAGAAGCACAGGAAAGTAAGTCTCGCACCCAGGATTTAGCCAATCGGGCTGCTTTTTGGCTGACCATCGTTGCTATTACAGCCGGCCTCATCACCTTTGGAGCCTGGATCTTTTTTACGGGACAAAGCTTTGACTTTGCGATGAACCGAACCGTGGCGGTCATGGTGATTACCTGTCCACACGCGTTAGGCTTGGCTATTCCTTTGGTTGTTTCCCGATCAACCAGTATTGCTGCGACCAATGGATTTCTTATACGCAATCGGTCTGCTTTTGAGCAAGCAAGAAACTTGGATTCCATTATATTCGATAAAACCGGTACGCTGACCGAAGGAACTTTCACGGTAACGGATATTCTGAATTTTGGGGATGGTCACTCCGATGAAGAGATACTCAAGTATGCAGCTTCGCTGGAGAAAAACTCCGAACATCCACTTGCAAAAGGAATCCTCGAAAAAGCCGGCGAAACCTGGGAGCCGGATGAGTTTAATTCCATTACCGGAAAGGGAATTGAAGGCAAGGTAAATGGAAAGTCGGTGAAAGTAGTAAGCCCCGGATATATTCGGGAGCAGGAAATGGAATACCCGACATCTGAAGTTGAAAAGGTATCATCTCAGGGAAAAACGGTGGTTTTTGTGATCATTGAAAATCAATTGACCGGAGCCATTGCTTTGGGAGACCAAATTCGAGAGTCGTCTAAGAATGCGATTGATGCACTGCACAAGATGGGGATTGAGTGCATCATGCTGACAGGCGACAATCAGCAAACGGCTGATTATGTGGCTGGAGAATTAGGCATTGATCAGGTGTTTGCTGAAGTGCTACCGGATGAAAAAGCCGATAAGGTCAAGGAGGTTCAGGGGCAAGGAAAACTTGTGGCCATGACTGGTGATGGCGTCAACGATGCGCCCGCACTTGCACAGGCTGATGTAGGAATTGCAATCGGTGCCGGATCTGATGTGGCCGTTGAAACCGGTGATATTGTACTGGTAAAAGATAACCCTCAAGATGTGACGGCACTTATTAAGCTCTCGAAATCTACCTACAGAAAAATGGTGCAAAACCTGTGGTGGGCTTCCGGATATAATATCGGTGCCATTCCTCTTGCCGCCGGAGTACTGTTTGCCTGGGGTATTATTTTAAGTCCTGCCGTTGGCGCCATTCTGATGTCGCTAAGTACCGTTATTGTTGCAATTAATGCCCGGTTCCTGAAACTCGAAAATTGA
- a CDS encoding SHOCT domain-containing protein — protein MHDFQFFGGGWMMFFWWFLLIVLVIVLARPLFKTNQQESDKETPLEILKRRYADGEIDQEEFEKRKKDLM, from the coding sequence ATGCATGATTTTCAATTTTTTGGAGGTGGCTGGATGATGTTCTTCTGGTGGTTCTTACTAATTGTTTTGGTCATTGTCTTGGCAAGGCCGTTATTCAAGACAAATCAACAAGAATCTGATAAAGAAACTCCACTTGAGATCCTTAAGCGAAGATATGCAGATGGAGAAATTGATCAAGAGGAATTCGAGAAGAGGAAAAAGGATCTGATGTGA
- a CDS encoding DUF2231 domain-containing protein translates to MESLLTPEWAPNIHPLIVHFPIALLVTAALANFVSLFFQEKWWDETKSTILYVAGALFAGVTYYSGTIAADTVFLPAEAQSVLSEHSDWAEYLLWFFVIYALLRIAFHWFDLFEKKAFRIIAFITVLPGLFMVFETAEYGGKMVYGYGAGTGQLLQQEEPATSEGTDSTATVPSSFITKENGDWTWEINSNSVSDLITNFHWVNGSLQALKPTITSSGNPLLQLQASGQANLFVTHQSYQNIQVDYYLNLDDLDGEIELIHHLQDADNYDFVSLNSDGIIRQGRIQNGETTIFEEGTYETEGLLFLRVVADETHFRGYINREMKVHGHGDAPKSGSVGLKLQGQGSVLVSKIEMTQL, encoded by the coding sequence ATGGAATCTTTACTAACTCCTGAATGGGCTCCCAACATTCACCCACTGATCGTTCATTTTCCTATTGCGCTATTAGTGACGGCTGCATTGGCTAATTTTGTATCTCTTTTTTTTCAAGAAAAATGGTGGGATGAAACAAAGAGTACTATCCTTTATGTAGCAGGAGCACTTTTCGCCGGTGTCACCTATTACAGTGGCACCATTGCTGCAGATACGGTTTTTCTACCGGCTGAAGCACAATCGGTACTAAGTGAGCATTCTGACTGGGCGGAGTATCTTCTATGGTTCTTTGTAATATATGCTCTATTGAGAATCGCCTTTCATTGGTTTGATCTTTTTGAAAAGAAAGCCTTTAGAATCATTGCATTCATTACAGTACTTCCGGGATTATTTATGGTTTTTGAAACCGCGGAGTATGGCGGTAAAATGGTATATGGATATGGAGCCGGAACCGGTCAACTATTACAACAAGAAGAACCAGCTACATCTGAAGGCACCGACAGTACTGCAACGGTTCCATCCTCTTTTATCACTAAAGAAAATGGAGACTGGACCTGGGAGATCAACTCAAATTCAGTAAGTGACCTAATCACTAACTTTCACTGGGTGAACGGTTCTTTACAGGCATTAAAGCCAACTATCACTTCAAGTGGTAATCCGTTATTACAGCTTCAAGCTTCCGGGCAAGCGAATCTATTTGTTACCCATCAATCATACCAAAACATACAAGTTGATTACTACCTCAATCTGGATGATTTAGATGGAGAAATAGAACTCATTCATCACCTGCAGGATGCCGATAACTATGATTTTGTTTCACTGAATTCGGATGGGATTATTCGTCAAGGCAGAATCCAGAACGGGGAAACAACCATTTTCGAAGAAGGCACCTATGAAACCGAGGGTCTGTTATTTCTACGTGTAGTGGCAGATGAAACGCACTTTCGCGGATATATTAACAGAGAGATGAAAGTGCACGGCCACGGAGATGCTCCGAAAAGCGGAAGCGTAGGGCTAAAATTACAAGGCCAGGGATCAGTACTCGTATCTAAAATTGAAATGACGCAACTCTAA
- a CDS encoding P-II family nitrogen regulator, producing MKLVKAYIRPMLLEEVYKALRSEGHCCITVFRGEGAGQYTDPDYAHGSLQFPAMHSKVVKIEIAAVDEDVNSIIEIIQQTASTGSRGDGIIFVMPIENMIRIRDGEEGPKVIE from the coding sequence ATGAAATTAGTAAAAGCATACATACGCCCCATGCTACTTGAAGAAGTGTATAAAGCGCTACGTTCTGAAGGCCATTGTTGCATAACGGTTTTCAGAGGAGAAGGAGCAGGTCAATATACCGATCCTGACTATGCCCATGGCTCTTTGCAATTCCCGGCGATGCACTCCAAAGTTGTGAAAATAGAAATAGCAGCGGTAGACGAAGATGTCAATTCTATTATTGAAATCATTCAACAAACTGCTTCAACAGGTTCGCGCGGAGATGGAATTATATTTGTCATGCCTATTGAGAATATGATTAGAATCAGGGATGGTGAGGAAGGACCTAAAGTAATAGAATAA
- a CDS encoding efflux RND transporter periplasmic adaptor subunit gives MKTKNILIYSGLILGGLLLGYLFFGGTSEPQTLEEHISETHTDEEGNVVYTCSMHPQIRESEPGNCPICGMELIPANDLDDNDSESLNPNAVTFSKAALALAEVETTPVRKGVPVVETRLPGKVAVNQNLVSNVTAHFPGRVRELYVDYTGDYVRKGQKLVSIYSSELITAQSELLETARFKEQNPRLYESARRKLLLWEFPEETINQIEQSGEVMEELDFFSPVSGYVSQINISREDHIQEGSMLYRIAKLSEVWIEFEAYESSVNNLKIGDKIDFTVSSIPGYTYTGEVSFIQPFLNDKSRTVEIRITVDNPRNEMKPGMFAEGVISSQSDQEQQLLVPRSAVLWTGERSIVFVDVSTAETPAFEAREVVLGKRAGNEYVIESGLEVGERVVSNGTFKVDAAAQLSDKLSMMNREPGSGANRGAHDHGAMDMNNGDMNESTMDTTEDHSNHEMVKSLEVVVPQYLKLREALSKDDFETAKEHVRVFSTDTFSDIEELRAEFKSISETLISRIEEEGYEGALFKQYCPMYGGGSTWISDKEDIENPFYGSQMHNCGETVEQMN, from the coding sequence ATGAAAACAAAAAACATACTTATTTACTCTGGACTTATACTGGGTGGACTCTTACTCGGCTACCTCTTTTTCGGAGGGACTTCGGAACCACAAACACTTGAAGAGCATATATCAGAAACCCACACTGATGAGGAAGGCAATGTGGTTTATACGTGCAGTATGCACCCTCAGATAAGAGAAAGCGAGCCAGGAAATTGTCCAATTTGTGGCATGGAGTTAATTCCGGCCAATGATCTTGATGACAATGACTCAGAATCGCTCAACCCGAATGCTGTTACATTCTCGAAAGCCGCACTTGCGCTTGCTGAGGTTGAAACCACTCCGGTTAGAAAAGGAGTCCCAGTGGTTGAAACCCGGTTACCTGGCAAAGTGGCTGTAAATCAGAACTTGGTATCGAATGTGACGGCTCACTTCCCCGGTCGTGTTCGGGAGTTATATGTAGATTATACCGGTGATTACGTTCGTAAAGGGCAAAAACTGGTTTCTATTTATTCTTCGGAGTTAATTACGGCACAGAGTGAACTTTTGGAAACAGCCCGATTCAAAGAACAAAACCCTCGATTATATGAGTCTGCCCGGCGAAAGCTATTGCTTTGGGAATTTCCGGAAGAGACCATAAACCAGATTGAACAATCAGGAGAAGTGATGGAAGAGTTAGATTTTTTCTCACCAGTATCTGGCTATGTATCACAGATCAATATCTCTCGGGAAGACCATATTCAGGAAGGTTCAATGCTATACCGGATCGCGAAGCTTTCTGAGGTATGGATTGAATTTGAGGCGTATGAATCGTCAGTCAATAATTTAAAAATCGGAGATAAAATTGATTTTACGGTGAGCTCCATTCCTGGGTATACCTATACCGGGGAAGTCAGCTTTATCCAGCCTTTTTTAAATGATAAATCTCGAACAGTAGAAATACGTATTACTGTGGATAATCCGAGAAATGAGATGAAACCCGGCATGTTTGCTGAAGGAGTTATTTCTTCTCAATCAGACCAAGAACAGCAACTTCTTGTCCCCCGAAGTGCCGTGCTATGGACCGGAGAAAGGTCCATTGTGTTTGTGGATGTTTCCACAGCTGAAACTCCTGCTTTTGAAGCAAGGGAAGTTGTATTAGGCAAAAGGGCTGGTAACGAATATGTAATTGAATCTGGACTGGAAGTTGGTGAGCGTGTGGTATCAAACGGCACATTTAAAGTGGACGCAGCCGCACAGCTTAGCGATAAACTCAGTATGATGAATAGAGAACCGGGCTCAGGAGCAAATCGCGGGGCACACGATCACGGTGCTATGGACATGAATAACGGTGATATGAATGAATCCACTATGGATACAACTGAAGATCATTCAAATCATGAAATGGTTAAAAGCCTTGAGGTAGTAGTACCCCAGTACTTGAAACTTCGGGAGGCACTGTCCAAAGATGATTTTGAAACGGCTAAAGAACATGTCCGAGTGTTCTCAACGGATACATTCAGTGATATTGAAGAGCTCAGAGCCGAGTTCAAATCCATTTCAGAAACGCTTATTTCACGAATTGAAGAAGAAGGATATGAAGGAGCACTGTTCAAGCAATATTGCCCTATGTACGGCGGAGGAAGTACCTGGATAAGTGACAAAGAAGATATTGAAAACCCCTTTTATGGATCTCAAATGCACAACTGCGGAGAAACAGTTGAGCAGATGAATTAA
- a CDS encoding multicopper oxidase family protein, protein MKRKQFLRRIGFGTGALALSPWLTSCLTFSDDELKGSFKNRLPLPGQITDPSFNLSASSAEIELPESLSLAAFQFNNSVPGPTIRHVKGQELDIKFTNNIGQESIIHWHGLIVPPEMDGHPIDAISSGSYNYHFKLDQRAGTYWYHPHPHRITGEQVYRGLAGFFIIEDEEEKALNLPGGNYEIPLVIQDRRVNERGEVIYNPSMPERMMTGFLGDTILINGAPSPYHEVEPGVYRLRVLNGSNARIYNVAFQDDLSFMVIGTDGGLLPEAIETNELLMAPGERADILIDFYGLKKNSINLISKPFDVPSGGGMMGMQNMMGSSGPEQGTGFDLMEFRIDGESKQESVDLPGQLSESTFPEASSADRTRPIRLDMQMMNGHTINGRQFEMERVDERVEQGSTEIWEFINNSNVPHPMHVHAVQFKVLDRSGNRGLTPTETGWKDTVLVMPGETVRIIMSFNAPKGLYVFHCHNLEHEDNGMMANLEII, encoded by the coding sequence ATGAAAAGAAAACAATTTTTACGGAGGATAGGTTTTGGAACGGGTGCATTAGCCCTATCACCTTGGTTAACATCCTGCTTGACTTTTTCTGACGATGAGTTGAAGGGTTCTTTTAAAAACAGATTGCCTTTACCGGGTCAAATAACCGATCCTTCATTTAATTTATCTGCCTCTTCTGCAGAAATAGAGCTGCCAGAATCGCTAAGTCTGGCTGCTTTTCAATTTAATAACTCAGTTCCCGGTCCAACAATTCGCCATGTAAAGGGGCAGGAACTTGACATCAAGTTTACTAATAATATAGGTCAGGAAAGCATTATTCATTGGCATGGACTCATTGTTCCCCCCGAAATGGACGGGCACCCCATAGATGCTATATCAAGCGGTAGTTACAATTATCACTTCAAACTTGATCAAAGAGCCGGTACCTATTGGTATCATCCTCACCCTCACAGAATTACCGGAGAACAAGTTTATCGGGGGTTGGCAGGCTTTTTTATTATTGAAGATGAAGAGGAGAAAGCGCTCAACTTACCCGGTGGTAACTACGAGATACCTCTCGTTATTCAGGATCGGAGAGTTAACGAAAGAGGAGAGGTAATATATAATCCGTCTATGCCCGAACGGATGATGACCGGGTTTTTGGGAGATACAATCTTAATTAACGGAGCACCATCTCCTTACCATGAAGTTGAGCCGGGTGTGTATCGATTAAGAGTCTTAAATGGCTCAAATGCCCGAATTTATAATGTAGCGTTTCAAGATGATCTTTCCTTTATGGTCATCGGCACCGATGGAGGCCTTCTACCTGAAGCTATTGAGACGAATGAATTATTAATGGCCCCCGGGGAAAGAGCAGACATACTGATAGACTTCTATGGATTGAAGAAAAATAGTATTAACCTTATCAGTAAACCATTTGATGTGCCTTCCGGCGGCGGTATGATGGGAATGCAAAACATGATGGGGAGCTCCGGCCCCGAACAAGGCACTGGTTTTGATCTTATGGAATTCAGGATTGATGGAGAATCTAAGCAAGAATCAGTGGACCTTCCCGGTCAGCTGTCTGAATCGACCTTTCCTGAAGCTTCATCTGCTGATCGTACCCGCCCCATTCGGTTGGACATGCAAATGATGAACGGCCATACCATTAATGGGCGTCAGTTTGAGATGGAGCGAGTCGATGAACGTGTAGAGCAAGGAAGTACTGAAATTTGGGAGTTTATCAATAACTCAAACGTACCTCACCCCATGCACGTGCATGCCGTTCAGTTTAAAGTTCTTGATAGAAGTGGAAACAGAGGATTAACGCCTACCGAAACAGGTTGGAAGGACACGGTACTTGTCATGCCCGGCGAGACTGTTAGGATCATCATGAGTTTCAATGCGCCAAAAGGCCTGTACGTTTTTCACTGCCATAACCTGGAGCACGAAGACAACGGCATGATGGCTAACCTGGAGATTATATAA
- a CDS encoding nuclear transport factor 2 family protein, producing the protein MKPFIKIFALLVFLSGTVMAQTNQKETKVLEALDNFKTAIVDNDSDAASNVMADDVLILEGSGMETKEEYLSHHFHSDGKFLSAMDREILTQKISIEGNTAWVSTVSSMKGTYSEREIDLTSLELAVLKKEGSDWKITAIHWSSR; encoded by the coding sequence ATGAAACCATTTATAAAAATATTCGCACTTCTTGTGTTTTTATCAGGAACCGTGATGGCTCAAACAAACCAAAAAGAAACCAAGGTTTTAGAAGCACTTGACAACTTTAAAACCGCCATTGTTGACAACGATTCTGATGCCGCATCAAATGTAATGGCTGATGATGTCTTGATACTGGAAGGCAGCGGAATGGAAACGAAGGAAGAATATCTTTCCCATCACTTTCACTCTGATGGTAAATTTTTGAGTGCCATGGATCGTGAGATACTAACTCAAAAAATCAGCATTGAAGGAAATACAGCATGGGTCAGCACGGTTAGTTCCATGAAAGGAACGTATTCCGAAAGAGAAATAGACCTGACCTCTCTCGAACTTGCTGTATTAAAAAAAGAGGGTTCGGATTGGAAAATTACCGCTATTCACTGGTCATCCCGATAA